In one window of Prevotella fusca JCM 17724 DNA:
- the pgeF gene encoding peptidoglycan editing factor PgeF, translated as MIKPVLHYFNLADEVVSFSTTRHGGVSKGQLATLNINPHRGDEPSAVAENLQAVAAEIGVEADKIIRLHQIHETHCLTVTDDFLQLSAAEQYEMEEGKDAVVTDCRNVCIGVHTADCVPVLFYDPVHRAIGAAHAGWRGTVKRIVQHMLRKMTKLYGTDPKELKAVVGPCISQKNFEVGQEVYDAFAAAGFPMERIARMYEKWHIDLPLCNQLQLEELGVPSANILQSAICTYDNASDFFSARILKEGFGTIYTGIALK; from the coding sequence ATGATTAAGCCAGTTCTGCATTACTTTAATCTTGCCGACGAGGTGGTCAGTTTTAGCACTACCCGTCATGGCGGTGTCAGCAAGGGGCAGCTTGCTACGCTGAATATCAACCCTCATCGGGGTGATGAACCTTCTGCTGTGGCAGAGAATTTACAGGCTGTAGCCGCTGAGATTGGTGTTGAGGCTGATAAGATTATCCGTCTGCATCAGATACATGAAACGCATTGTCTGACCGTGACGGATGATTTTCTCCAACTATCGGCTGCAGAGCAGTACGAGATGGAAGAAGGAAAGGATGCTGTCGTTACCGATTGTCGTAACGTCTGCATCGGTGTTCATACGGCTGATTGTGTTCCCGTTCTTTTTTATGACCCTGTTCATCGTGCCATTGGTGCAGCCCATGCCGGTTGGCGTGGTACGGTGAAGCGTATCGTTCAGCATATGCTTCGCAAGATGACAAAACTGTATGGCACCGACCCAAAGGAACTCAAGGCGGTTGTAGGTCCTTGTATTTCCCAAAAGAATTTTGAGGTAGGGCAGGAAGTCTATGATGCTTTTGCTGCTGCAGGTTTCCCAATGGAGCGTATCGCACGTATGTATGAAAAGTGGCATATTGACCTTCCACTTTGCAATCAACTTCAATTAGAAGAACTCGGTGTGCCGTCTGCTAATATCCTTCAGTCCGCTATCTGTACCTATGACAATGCTTCCGACTTCTTCTCTGCACGTATTCTAAAGGAAGGATTCGGCACTATCTACACAGGTATTGCCCTGAAATAA
- the obgE gene encoding GTPase ObgE: protein MADSNFVDYVKIYCRSGKGGRGSMHLRHVKYNPNGGPDGGDGGKGGSVYLRGNHNYWTLLHLKFQRHIYAEHGGNGGRDKCHGTDGKDVYIDVPCGTVVYDAETGKYVCDVMHDGQTVMLLKGGRGGLGNFQFRTSTNQAPRYAQPGEPMQEMTVILELKLLADVGLVGFPNVGKSTLLSSLSSAKPKIANYPFTTMEPSLGIVSYRDNQSFVMADIPGIIEGASEGKGLGLRFLRHIERNSLLLFMVPGDTDDIKREYEILLNELQQFNPEMLDKHRVLAVTKCDLLDEELIEMLRETLPTDLPVVFISAVTGQGIDELKDVLWKELNAESNKLQDIIAEDTLVHRDKDMTRFAAELAAEDADIDDVEEVGIDELDEVDDLEDFEYTDD, encoded by the coding sequence ATGGCTGATTCGAATTTTGTTGATTATGTAAAGATATACTGCCGCTCCGGTAAGGGTGGTAGAGGTTCCATGCACCTTCGTCATGTGAAATATAACCCCAATGGCGGACCTGATGGCGGCGATGGTGGTAAGGGTGGAAGTGTTTATCTGCGTGGTAACCATAATTACTGGACGCTATTGCACCTGAAGTTCCAGCGTCACATCTATGCGGAACACGGAGGTAATGGCGGGCGTGACAAGTGTCATGGCACGGACGGTAAGGATGTTTATATCGACGTACCTTGTGGTACGGTGGTCTACGATGCCGAGACTGGTAAGTATGTCTGTGATGTTATGCACGACGGACAGACGGTGATGTTGCTGAAAGGTGGACGTGGTGGATTGGGCAACTTCCAGTTCCGTACATCAACCAATCAGGCTCCACGCTATGCACAGCCTGGTGAGCCGATGCAGGAGATGACCGTTATCCTTGAATTGAAGCTGCTGGCCGATGTCGGCCTGGTGGGCTTCCCGAATGTGGGTAAGTCTACTTTGCTGTCTTCTCTTTCAAGTGCGAAACCAAAGATTGCCAACTATCCTTTTACGACGATGGAACCATCGCTGGGCATTGTCAGCTATCGTGACAACCAGAGTTTCGTTATGGCTGATATTCCTGGTATTATCGAGGGGGCCAGCGAAGGTAAGGGACTCGGCCTGCGTTTCCTCCGTCATATCGAGCGTAACTCCCTTCTGCTCTTTATGGTACCGGGTGATACAGACGATATCAAGCGTGAGTATGAGATATTGCTGAATGAGTTGCAGCAGTTTAATCCGGAAATGCTCGACAAGCATCGTGTCTTAGCGGTCACAAAATGCGACCTGCTGGACGAGGAACTCATTGAGATGCTGCGTGAGACGTTGCCAACCGACCTTCCTGTTGTCTTCATTTCAGCTGTCACAGGACAGGGGATTGACGAACTGAAGGATGTTCTTTGGAAGGAACTGAACGCTGAAAGCAACAAGTTACAGGATATAATAGCTGAAGATACCCTTGTTCATCGTGATAAGGACATGACACGTTTTGCTGCTGAATTAGCAGCTGAAGATGCTGATATTGACGATGTTGAAGAGGTGGGTATTGACGAGTTGGATGAGGTGGATGACCTCGAGGATTTTGAATATACGGATGATTAA
- a CDS encoding adenylate kinase yields MKNIVIFGAPGAGKGTQSDKMIEKYDFGHISTGDVLRNEIKNGTELGKTAKGYIDNGQLIPDELMIDILASVYDGFGKEHKGVIFDGFPRTIPQAEALKKMLAERGHSIAAMIELFVPEDELMKRLLLRGQQSGRSDDNEETIKKRLNVYNNQTSPLIDWYESEKIHHHVEGLGTVEEIFARIESVIDAI; encoded by the coding sequence ATGAAGAATATTGTAATTTTCGGTGCGCCAGGTGCTGGCAAAGGTACTCAGAGCGACAAGATGATTGAGAAGTATGACTTCGGTCATATCTCTACAGGGGACGTACTTCGTAATGAAATCAAGAATGGTACGGAACTTGGAAAGACTGCAAAAGGATACATTGACAATGGGCAGCTCATTCCTGATGAGTTGATGATTGATATTCTTGCAAGCGTGTACGACGGCTTTGGCAAGGAACACAAGGGTGTTATCTTCGATGGTTTCCCACGTACTATCCCACAAGCTGAGGCATTGAAGAAGATGTTGGCTGAGCGAGGTCACAGCATAGCAGCTATGATTGAGCTTTTCGTACCAGAGGATGAATTGATGAAGCGTCTGCTTCTCCGTGGTCAGCAGAGCGGTCGTTCTGATGATAACGAGGAGACTATCAAGAAGCGTCTCAATGTTTACAACAACCAGACTTCTCCATTGATTGACTGGTATGAGAGTGAGAAGATTCACCACCACGTGGAAGGTCTCGGTACAGTAGAAGAAATCTTTGCACGTATTGAGTCTGTCATTGACGCTATTTAA
- the hpt gene encoding hypoxanthine phosphoribosyltransferase — protein sequence MSRVTIKDKTFDISIPEAKILERVKLVADRINKDFEGKTPLFLAVLNGSFMYASDLMKNINIPCEISFVKLASYQGTTSTGTIKEIIGLNEDIRGREVIIVEDIVDTGATMMRMLESLGTREPAGLHITTLLLKPGKLTVPLNIEYAAIEIPNDFIVGYGLDYDQEGRNLRDIYTLVQE from the coding sequence ATGAGTCGAGTAACAATTAAGGACAAAACGTTTGATATTTCTATTCCTGAAGCCAAGATTCTGGAGAGAGTGAAGCTGGTCGCAGACCGCATAAACAAGGATTTCGAAGGAAAGACTCCGCTCTTTCTTGCGGTGCTGAATGGCTCGTTCATGTATGCCTCGGACTTGATGAAGAATATCAACATACCGTGTGAGATTTCCTTTGTGAAGTTAGCTTCTTATCAGGGTACTACTTCAACAGGAACCATTAAGGAGATTATCGGGCTGAATGAGGATATCCGTGGAAGAGAGGTTATCATTGTTGAAGACATTGTTGATACGGGTGCAACCATGATGCGTATGCTCGAGTCGCTCGGAACACGTGAGCCTGCTGGCCTGCATATCACAACCTTGCTGTTGAAGCCGGGCAAACTCACCGTGCCTTTGAACATAGAATATGCTGCAATTGAGATACCGAATGATTTTATCGTGGGCTATGGACTCGACTATGATCAGGAAGGTCGCAACTTGAGAGATATTTATACTTTAGTACAAGAATAA
- a CDS encoding bifunctional ADP-dependent NAD(P)H-hydrate dehydratase/NAD(P)H-hydrate epimerase, whose amino-acid sequence MKIFTSAQIHELDRYTIEHEPIKSVDLMERAAKAITRAITEEWTTHTPVVVFAGPGNNGGDALAVARLLINEGYKVSTFLFNITNHLSDDCVTNRQRLLEGKHAKDFTEITAKFDPPELTADTLVIDGLFGSGLNKPLAGGFASLVKYINQSPAKVVSIDVPSGLMAEDNTYNVRANIIHATLTLTLHEKKLSFLFSDAQQFIGRVKVLDIRLSQEYIQKTEAQYYVLEESDIRSRLLHRDDFAHKGDMGNALVIAGSYGMSGAAILTTRACLRSGVGKVTVHTPKKNYDIMQVSVPEAILQMDHEETAFTEAVDTDDFDALAIGPGLGRQEPTAIAMIAQIRRAQCPIIADADALNILASHRAWMQQLPKGIIMTPHAKELDRLTGSPANADFERLHRTRELARSLQAYIILKGHNSALCLPNGNVIFNSTGNSGMATAGSGDVLTGIITALLARGYHQQNACMAGMYLHGLAGDLAAKDLGKESLVAGDIINYLPKAFMLLDD is encoded by the coding sequence ATGAAGATATTTACAAGTGCCCAGATTCACGAACTGGACAGATACACTATAGAACACGAACCCATCAAGTCGGTTGACCTGATGGAACGTGCAGCAAAAGCCATTACCCGTGCTATCACCGAGGAGTGGACCACGCATACGCCAGTTGTTGTCTTTGCCGGACCCGGCAACAATGGCGGTGACGCCCTTGCCGTGGCACGTCTGCTGATAAACGAAGGCTATAAGGTAAGTACCTTCCTCTTCAACATCACCAATCATCTCTCTGATGACTGCGTGACGAACCGTCAGCGACTGCTTGAAGGAAAGCACGCAAAGGACTTCACGGAGATTACTGCTAAGTTTGACCCACCCGAACTGACTGCTGACACACTGGTCATTGACGGGCTTTTTGGCTCTGGACTCAACAAGCCATTGGCCGGCGGCTTTGCTTCATTAGTGAAGTATATCAATCAAAGTCCGGCAAAGGTTGTGAGTATTGATGTCCCATCTGGTCTGATGGCTGAGGATAACACGTATAACGTACGTGCTAATATTATCCATGCAACGCTCACACTGACACTCCACGAGAAAAAGCTCTCTTTCCTCTTCAGCGATGCACAGCAGTTCATAGGTAGAGTTAAGGTGCTGGATATTCGCCTGAGTCAGGAGTATATTCAGAAAACCGAGGCACAATATTACGTATTGGAAGAGAGTGACATCCGCTCACGTCTGCTTCATCGGGACGACTTCGCACACAAAGGAGACATGGGAAATGCCCTTGTCATTGCCGGCAGTTACGGCATGTCGGGAGCTGCTATCCTTACAACACGTGCCTGTTTGCGCAGCGGTGTGGGTAAGGTAACAGTGCATACACCGAAGAAGAACTATGACATCATGCAGGTTTCCGTACCAGAAGCTATCCTACAGATGGACCATGAGGAGACTGCTTTCACTGAAGCAGTTGATACTGACGACTTCGATGCACTGGCTATAGGTCCGGGACTGGGCAGACAAGAGCCAACAGCGATTGCAATGATTGCCCAGATAAGACGTGCACAATGCCCTATCATTGCCGATGCTGATGCCTTGAACATTCTTGCAAGCCATCGTGCGTGGATGCAGCAACTGCCAAAGGGCATCATAATGACACCTCACGCTAAGGAGCTCGACCGCCTTACAGGTTCACCTGCCAATGCCGACTTCGAACGTCTGCACCGAACAAGGGAACTGGCAAGGTCATTGCAGGCTTATATCATCCTAAAGGGGCATAACAGCGCACTCTGTCTGCCAAACGGAAATGTTATCTTCAACTCTACAGGCAACAGCGGTATGGCGACAGCTGGTAGTGGCGATGTACTCACAGGTATCATCACAGCATTGCTTGCACGCGGCTACCACCAGCAGAACGCATGTATGGCAGGCATGTATCTCCACGGTCTTGCAGGCGATTTAGCAGCAAAAGACCTTGGCAAGGAAAGCCTTGTTGCAGGAGACATCATCAACTATCTCCCTAAAGCCTTCATGCTTCTGGACGACTAA
- a CDS encoding class II fructose-bisphosphate aldolase, whose product MAVDYKKLGLVNTRDMFKRAIDGGYAIPAFNFNNLEQLQAIIKASSDLKSPVILQVSKGARKYANQTLLRYLAEGAVEYAKELGCNHPEIALHLDHGDSFETCKSCVDFGFSSVMIDGSALPYEENIALTKKVVEYAHQFDVTVEAELGVLAGVEDDVVAEVSHYTKPEEVVDFATRTGCDSLAISIGTSHGAYKFTPEQCTRDPKTGRLVPPPLAFDVLAAIEKQLPGFPIVLHGSSSVPQEYVDIINEHGGKMPNAVGIPEEQLRKAAKSAVCKINIDSDSRLAFTAGVRQTFDEHPEYFDPRQYCGKAREYMEDLYKHKITDVLGSENKLANLD is encoded by the coding sequence ATGGCAGTAGATTACAAGAAATTAGGTCTCGTGAACACACGCGATATGTTCAAGAGAGCAATTGACGGCGGTTACGCTATCCCAGCATTCAACTTCAATAACCTCGAGCAGCTTCAGGCTATCATCAAGGCTTCTTCTGATTTGAAGTCACCTGTTATCCTTCAGGTATCTAAGGGTGCACGCAAGTATGCTAACCAGACTCTTCTCCGTTACCTCGCAGAGGGTGCAGTAGAGTATGCAAAGGAGTTGGGTTGCAACCATCCTGAGATTGCACTTCACCTTGACCACGGTGACAGCTTCGAGACTTGCAAGAGCTGTGTAGACTTCGGTTTCTCTTCTGTAATGATTGACGGTTCTGCTCTTCCTTACGAGGAGAATATCGCACTCACAAAGAAGGTTGTTGAGTATGCTCATCAGTTCGACGTAACTGTTGAGGCTGAGCTTGGTGTACTTGCTGGTGTTGAGGATGACGTTGTAGCTGAGGTTTCTCACTATACAAAGCCAGAGGAGGTTGTTGATTTCGCTACTCGTACAGGTTGCGACTCATTGGCTATCTCTATCGGTACTTCTCACGGTGCTTACAAGTTCACTCCAGAGCAGTGTACACGTGACCCAAAGACTGGTCGTCTTGTTCCTCCTCCATTGGCATTCGATGTTCTTGCAGCTATCGAGAAGCAGCTCCCAGGCTTCCCAATCGTTCTCCACGGTTCTTCTTCAGTTCCTCAGGAGTATGTTGACATCATCAACGAGCATGGTGGTAAGATGCCAAACGCTGTTGGTATCCCAGAGGAGCAGCTTCGTAAGGCAGCTAAGAGTGCTGTTTGTAAAATTAACATCGACTCTGACTCTCGTCTTGCATTCACCGCAGGTGTTCGCCAGACATTCGATGAGCACCCAGAGTACTTCGATCCACGTCAGTACTGTGGTAAGGCTCGTGAGTACATGGAGGATCTTTACAAGCACAAGATCACAGACGTTCTTGGTTCTGAGAACAAGCTTGCTAACCTCGACTAA
- a CDS encoding MIP/aquaporin family protein produces MKKYLAEMIGTMILVLMGCGAAVSLGCDPVNNQAAVVGTAMAFGLSVVAMAYAIGGISGCHINPAISLGVFLSGRMSAKDCLMYVVFQFLGGLIGAALLFLLVPSSDSSFATAGAGLGANGLQDGISVAGGLLAEIIFTCVFVLVVLGATSKTNGATNNFAGLAIGLSLILVHLACIRYTGTSVNPARSFGPAVFAQFAGGPVAALSNLWIFIVGPLVGGALAAVLWRVVEPAEK; encoded by the coding sequence ATGAAGAAGTATTTAGCCGAAATGATCGGCACAATGATATTAGTCCTTATGGGCTGTGGTGCAGCGGTATCTTTGGGTTGCGACCCGGTTAATAATCAGGCTGCAGTAGTTGGTACAGCAATGGCATTTGGTCTTTCTGTAGTAGCAATGGCATACGCTATTGGTGGTATATCCGGCTGCCATATCAACCCTGCCATTAGCTTAGGCGTGTTCCTTAGCGGTCGTATGAGTGCAAAGGATTGCCTTATGTATGTTGTGTTTCAGTTCCTCGGCGGCTTGATCGGTGCAGCGTTATTGTTCCTCCTTGTTCCCAGTTCTGACAGCAGCTTTGCCACAGCCGGTGCCGGTCTGGGTGCCAATGGTTTGCAGGATGGCATCAGTGTAGCAGGTGGTCTGCTGGCTGAGATTATTTTTACTTGTGTGTTTGTACTCGTTGTGTTGGGTGCAACCTCAAAGACTAACGGTGCAACAAACAATTTTGCAGGTCTGGCAATCGGCTTGTCACTTATCCTTGTACACCTTGCTTGCATCCGTTACACAGGTACATCCGTTAATCCAGCACGTTCTTTCGGTCCTGCTGTCTTCGCACAGTTTGCCGGCGGTCCTGTTGCGGCATTGAGTAATCTGTGGATCTTCATCGTAGGTCCATTGGTGGGTGGTGCACTTGCTGCTGTCCTTTGGCGTGTTGTCGAGCCTGCTGAAAAGTAA
- a CDS encoding Cof-type HAD-IIB family hydrolase → MKYKMIVLDLDGTLTNNKKVITPRTKQALMQAQAAGVHVVLASGRPTYGIIPLAKELELKENGGFILAFNGGKIIDCANNKVIFEQKLDEQLVPLLYEEAVKAGMEILTYQGEGIAATNKDDKYVQEEAFINKMPVMQYDDFLNQLVYPINKCLIVGNPTPLHELELRLAKELEGKMEVYRSADFFLECVPLGIDKARSLDRLIASLGIRREGIIACGDGYNDLSMIRFAGLGVAMANAAEDIQSEADFVTSSNEEDGVAHVVEHFILSPENVD, encoded by the coding sequence ATGAAGTACAAGATGATTGTGCTGGATTTGGACGGCACTCTGACAAATAACAAGAAGGTTATCACCCCTCGCACAAAACAAGCTCTTATGCAGGCACAGGCAGCTGGAGTGCATGTCGTACTGGCGTCTGGGCGTCCTACTTATGGAATTATCCCTTTAGCAAAAGAATTGGAACTAAAAGAAAACGGAGGTTTCATCCTCGCCTTCAACGGAGGAAAGATAATCGACTGCGCTAACAACAAGGTTATTTTTGAACAGAAACTGGATGAACAGCTCGTCCCATTGCTCTACGAAGAAGCTGTGAAAGCTGGAATGGAAATACTGACTTACCAAGGAGAGGGCATTGCTGCTACCAACAAGGACGACAAGTATGTACAGGAGGAGGCGTTCATCAACAAGATGCCCGTCATGCAATATGACGATTTCCTCAACCAGTTGGTCTACCCTATTAACAAGTGTCTGATTGTCGGCAATCCCACTCCACTCCATGAACTGGAATTACGATTAGCAAAAGAACTGGAAGGAAAGATGGAAGTGTATCGCTCTGCCGATTTCTTCCTTGAGTGTGTACCGCTCGGCATCGACAAGGCACGCTCCCTTGACCGACTTATCGCTTCACTCGGCATTCGCCGGGAAGGGATTATAGCCTGTGGAGACGGCTATAACGACCTCAGTATGATTCGCTTTGCAGGGCTCGGCGTTGCCATGGCAAATGCAGCTGAAGACATCCAAAGCGAGGCTGATTTCGTTACATCATCGAATGAAGAAGATGGTGTGGCACACGTCGTCGAGCACTTTATTCTTTCCCCGGAGAATGTCGATTAA
- a CDS encoding MutS-related protein, whose protein sequence is MNKDLTVLYQQKAEETGRMLISLRNHSRAFILTEIGSFLLAIGFVVLYTLLDNAAWALLCALAALFLYLYIRRLDVRNDRKIKAGEALLQVYQNEIDYQHGNFSGFEAGEQYVCPQHSYTFDMDVFGTGSLFQRMNRSISTGGSDRLAACLSTEWGSAKREELVGQIRRRTEAVDELGQEETFLSEFKSLGVKERINTEEVLKALTAVHHQTFPKVFHSPLFRYFCYADLLGFYVSIVLSIMGLVPSLLPVWWGMFNFMFSFLSGHKHMRVISELIAKVHTQVDGYLQVLKLINSIEFKSAELQALKEELSGAVESFEQLGLILQKIDNRSNEIGVFVFNSFALIDVTIVRLFLRWQHAYEQRTNKWVDTLNLFDALVSMGNYRLNEDKAVQAEIIEDDKVVYEAKGLYHPFLGEQAVANDFNILDHEYYIITGANMAGKSTFLRSLGINYLLAMNGLPVFANQLKVSVFHLFTSMRTTDDLTHGISYFNAELLRLKKLLGSLRDDVPSLIILDEILKGTNSLDKLNGSRLFLQYIAERNVTGVIATHDLELSKMEEEYTGRFHNYCFEIELGENITYSYKITEGVARNQNATFLLKGILSPSHTRKGGLE, encoded by the coding sequence ATGAATAAAGATTTGACTGTTTTATATCAGCAGAAGGCAGAGGAGACAGGCAGGATGCTCATCTCTCTCCGCAATCATAGTCGGGCTTTTATCCTGACGGAGATAGGTTCTTTTTTACTTGCAATAGGATTTGTAGTTCTCTACACCTTATTGGATAATGCAGCCTGGGCACTTCTTTGTGCCTTGGCTGCATTGTTTTTATATCTTTACATCCGGCGTCTTGATGTGCGGAACGACCGCAAGATAAAAGCCGGGGAAGCGTTGCTGCAGGTTTATCAGAATGAGATAGACTATCAGCATGGTAATTTCTCGGGCTTTGAAGCTGGCGAGCAATATGTCTGTCCGCAACATTCCTATACCTTCGATATGGATGTCTTCGGTACAGGTTCGCTGTTCCAAAGGATGAACCGTAGTATCTCAACGGGTGGCAGTGACCGTTTGGCAGCCTGTCTGTCTACGGAATGGGGAAGTGCAAAGAGAGAAGAACTTGTCGGGCAGATTCGACGGAGAACGGAAGCTGTTGACGAACTGGGACAAGAGGAAACATTCCTGTCTGAGTTCAAATCTTTGGGCGTTAAGGAGCGTATCAATACGGAAGAGGTGTTGAAAGCACTGACAGCTGTTCATCATCAGACCTTCCCAAAGGTCTTCCACAGTCCGCTGTTTCGTTATTTCTGTTATGCTGACCTGCTTGGTTTCTACGTGAGTATCGTCCTTTCTATCATGGGATTGGTTCCATCCTTGCTGCCCGTGTGGTGGGGAATGTTCAACTTTATGTTCTCCTTCCTTAGCGGGCATAAGCACATGCGTGTTATTTCCGAGCTGATAGCAAAGGTACATACACAGGTAGATGGCTACTTGCAAGTATTGAAGTTGATTAACAGCATTGAGTTTAAGTCGGCTGAACTTCAGGCTTTGAAAGAAGAACTTTCGGGCGCAGTAGAATCTTTTGAACAGTTAGGACTTATCCTACAAAAGATTGATAACAGGAGTAACGAGATAGGTGTGTTCGTTTTCAACAGCTTTGCCTTGATAGACGTTACCATCGTAAGGCTCTTCCTGCGCTGGCAGCATGCTTATGAACAGCGTACAAACAAGTGGGTTGACACCTTGAATCTCTTTGATGCACTGGTGTCAATGGGCAACTATCGCTTGAATGAAGACAAGGCTGTACAGGCTGAAATCATCGAGGATGACAAGGTGGTTTATGAAGCGAAAGGTCTTTATCATCCTTTCCTCGGCGAGCAGGCTGTGGCAAACGACTTCAATATCCTCGACCATGAGTATTATATTATCACGGGTGCGAATATGGCAGGCAAGAGTACCTTCCTGCGCTCGTTGGGCATCAATTACCTCTTGGCTATGAACGGTTTGCCAGTCTTTGCTAATCAGTTGAAGGTATCGGTGTTCCATCTTTTTACGAGTATGCGCACTACGGATGACCTCACGCATGGTATCTCTTACTTTAATGCAGAATTGCTTCGTTTGAAGAAGCTGTTAGGCTCGTTGCGTGACGATGTGCCAAGCCTGATTATTTTGGATGAGATTTTGAAGGGAACAAACTCACTCGATAAGCTGAATGGCTCACGTCTTTTCCTACAGTATATCGCTGAGCGCAATGTAACGGGCGTTATTGCTACCCATGACCTTGAGCTTTCAAAGATGGAAGAGGAATACACAGGGCGTTTCCATAACTATTGCTTCGAGATAGAGTTAGGCGAGAATATCACTTATTCTTATAAGATTACGGAGGGAGTAGCACGTAATCAGAATGCTACGTTCTTGTTGAAAGGTATCTTGAGCCCAAGCCATACCAGAAAGGGTGGCTTGGAGTAA